ACTACTTCCCGTTGCAAAAAATGTACATGCGGCCTTATTAACGGGAATGGGATCGGACGGTGCACAGGGACTATTGCGCTTAAAGGAAGCCGGTGCAAATACATTTGCTCAGGATGAAGCGTCGTGTGTGGTGTGGGGTATGCCTCGCGCAGCCGTAGAGCTCAATGCGGCAAATAAAGTGGTTTCTTTAGATGCCATGGCAAAAGCATTATTGGACTCCGCGAGCAGTTAATTATTGAGCTTTTTGAATTACCCAAGGTTGAGAAAACCAGTGGAATCGGCCCTTATGTGTTTTTGATGGTGCCGTACAGTTATATCTTGAACGGCCATTGGGTAAGGGGTCCGGTGTTGTCACAGTAACCGTCTTTTTTCCTGTCCATGTCAGTGTCGCGCGTCCAATCCCAGATACAAAACATGCCAATTGACCTTGGCTAAAATCCATATTGTTAAACGAAAGCGTAAATGAGGGTTTTCTGTGTGTGGTGACAGAATTGTTGTAAGTGAGTTTGTCTATATCAAATGCAATAGAGTTGATCTTTACTTTAAGCGTTTTAAGGTTGCTGTAAATACCAGAAGATGGAAATCTCGGCACGCGTGTAAAATCAGTCGTTGGACCTACCGCCCCTGAATGCTGACCAATCCCTACTAACCCCAGTTTTTTGACTAGTTCTTGTAATGAGGTATCAAACTCACCATAAGGATAGGCGATGTAAGGGTAATTGTGTCCAATTTCAGCATTGATCCGTTGCTGAGACCATATCAGATCGTGACTTATGCGCTGTGCCCATTGCGCTTCTGATTCACCTTCTTTACGTAGGTGTAGGTAATCGTGTTTAGCGCTATGGTTGGCAATAATTGCGCCGCGTTTGGATAGGGCTCTGAGCTCATCCCAAGTCATAACATAGCTTTGCCCTTCATCAATTAATTGTGGGTTGACGAAGATAGTATATGGAAAGTTATATGCCTCTAATAGTGGGGCCGCGGCTTCAATATTATTGTCATAGCCATCGTCAAAGGTAATAGCAACAGTATTAATTGGTAGAGACTTGCCTTGCTGTAGACT
This genomic window from Pseudoalteromonas luteoviolacea contains:
- a CDS encoding polysaccharide deacetylase family protein; this encodes MIRCTQVMKKLHNLVLFVGLASAQAHSATILQYHHVSEKLPPVTSVSEDTFKAHLEFLKQGNYNVIALNDFIDSLQQGKSLPINTVAITFDDGYDNNIEAAAPLLEAYNFPYTIFVNPQLIDEGQSYVMTWDELRALSKRGAIIANHSAKHDYLHLRKEGESEAQWAQRISHDLIWSQQRINAEIGHNYPYIAYPYGEFDTSLQELVKKLGLVGIGQHSGAVGPTTDFTRVPRFPSSGIYSNLKTLKVKINSIAFDIDKLTYNNSVTTHRKPSFTLSFNNMDFSQGQLACFVSGIGRATLTWTGKKTVTVTTPDPLPNGRSRYNCTAPSKTHKGRFHWFSQPWVIQKAQ